Proteins from a single region of Synechococcus sp. WH 8109:
- a CDS encoding nucleoside deaminase — MVLKGQRGTAVDQRDEFTRWMDVLLQRAEEAGAEGEVPVAAVILDGQGRAIGHGRNRRQNDRDPLGHAELVALQQAAIVQDDWRFNNCTLIVTLEPCPMCAGALVQARMGTVIFAASDPKRGGLGGSLDLSTHASAHHHMKVIEGVREPEAREQLESWFRQRRRRNR, encoded by the coding sequence ATGGTGCTCAAAGGACAACGTGGAACAGCGGTGGATCAGCGGGATGAATTCACTCGCTGGATGGATGTTCTGCTCCAGCGCGCTGAGGAGGCTGGAGCGGAAGGAGAAGTTCCGGTGGCCGCTGTGATCCTGGATGGACAGGGACGAGCCATCGGCCATGGGCGCAACCGGCGCCAGAATGACAGGGATCCCCTCGGGCATGCCGAACTGGTGGCCTTGCAACAGGCAGCCATCGTTCAGGACGACTGGAGATTCAACAACTGCACCCTGATCGTTACCCTCGAACCCTGTCCCATGTGTGCGGGGGCCTTGGTGCAGGCCCGCATGGGAACTGTGATTTTTGCGGCGTCAGATCCCAAGCGTGGTGGCCTGGGGGGAAGCCTTGACCTCTCCACCCATGCCAGTGCTCATCACCACATGAAGGTGATTGAGGGCGTGCGCGAGCCAGAGGCGAGGGAGCAGCTGGAGAGCTGGTTCAGGCAGCGGCGGCGACGGAACCGCTGA
- a CDS encoding alanine--glyoxylate aminotransferase family protein, with protein MIRALATTNSLLPVDDRHRKAFAPIGTPDRLLLGPGPSNAHPTVLKALSRTPIGHLDPLYVDLMGEVQELLRYAWQTDNRLTLPMSGTGSAAMEATIANTVEPGDTVLVAVKGYFGLRLADMAGRYRAEVKTIEKPWGEWFSLDELEAALIEHKPAILALVHAETSTGVCQPMEGIGDLCRKHDCLLLLDTVTSLGGVPLYIDEWKVDLAYSCSQKGLSCPPGLGPFTMGPRAEAKMTARQGKVPNWYLDVSLLNQYWGSDRVYHHTAPVNMNFGMREALRLLAEEGLDQAWARHRSNAEMLWNGLEGLGLSMHVPAERRLPTLTTVRIPEGVDGKAFSQHLLNNHGIEVGGGLGSLAGKIWRIGLMGYNSTPENVNRLLNLFETELPRFSGSVAAAA; from the coding sequence ATGATCAGGGCTTTGGCGACGACGAACTCACTCCTTCCTGTTGACGATCGTCACCGCAAAGCCTTTGCACCGATCGGCACACCCGACCGTCTCCTGCTTGGACCAGGCCCCTCCAACGCCCATCCAACGGTTCTGAAGGCTCTGTCGCGAACCCCGATTGGTCACCTTGATCCTCTGTATGTGGATCTGATGGGCGAAGTGCAGGAACTGCTGCGTTACGCCTGGCAGACCGACAACCGCCTCACGCTTCCGATGAGCGGCACCGGCAGTGCTGCCATGGAGGCAACCATCGCCAACACCGTTGAGCCTGGAGACACCGTTTTGGTGGCGGTGAAGGGATACTTCGGACTGCGACTGGCTGACATGGCTGGCCGCTATCGCGCTGAGGTGAAAACCATTGAGAAGCCCTGGGGTGAGTGGTTTTCTCTCGATGAGCTGGAAGCTGCCCTGATTGAGCACAAGCCCGCCATCCTGGCGTTGGTTCATGCCGAAACCTCAACGGGTGTATGCCAACCCATGGAGGGCATCGGCGACCTCTGCCGGAAACATGATTGCCTTCTGCTGCTCGACACCGTCACCTCTCTGGGGGGTGTGCCGCTCTACATCGATGAGTGGAAAGTCGATCTCGCGTACAGCTGCAGCCAGAAGGGCCTGAGCTGCCCTCCCGGTCTCGGACCCTTCACCATGGGTCCCCGTGCCGAGGCCAAGATGACAGCCCGTCAGGGCAAGGTGCCCAACTGGTATCTGGACGTCTCATTGCTGAACCAGTACTGGGGCAGCGACCGCGTCTACCACCACACCGCCCCGGTCAACATGAACTTTGGTATGCGTGAGGCCCTGCGTCTTCTGGCTGAAGAAGGTCTCGACCAGGCCTGGGCACGCCATCGCAGCAATGCGGAGATGCTCTGGAACGGGCTGGAAGGTCTCGGCCTCTCGATGCATGTGCCGGCCGAGCGCCGACTGCCCACCCTCACCACAGTTCGCATTCCTGAAGGTGTGGATGGCAAGGCCTTCAGCCAGCACCTGCTCAACAACCACGGCATTGAGGTTGGTGGTGGACTCGGCAGCCTGGCCGGCAAAATCTGGCGCATAGGCCTAATGGGTTACAACTCCACCCCTGAAAACGTGAACCGTCTGCTCAACCTGTTTGAGACAGAATTGCCTCGCTTCAGCGGTTCCGTCGCCGCCGCTGCCTGA
- a CDS encoding allophycocyanin subunit beta, with product MRDAISGLIGRYDQLGRYFDRSAIDSINAYLDESSLRIQAVELINGSSAEIVREASQRLFRDEPDLLLPGGNAYTTRRLAACLRDMDYFLRYASYALVAGDSTILNERVLNGLDDTYKSLGVPTGPTVRSIVLLGEVVAEMLLADGAASDQLATAIQPFDHLAKGLGETNVRQR from the coding sequence ATGCGGGATGCAATCAGCGGTCTGATCGGTCGCTACGACCAGCTGGGTCGTTATTTCGATCGTTCGGCTATCGACAGCATCAATGCATATTTGGATGAATCCAGTCTGCGGATTCAGGCCGTAGAGCTGATCAACGGATCCTCGGCTGAGATTGTGCGTGAGGCCAGCCAACGCCTGTTCCGGGATGAGCCTGATCTGCTGCTGCCTGGCGGTAACGCCTACACCACCCGTCGGCTCGCCGCCTGCCTGCGGGATATGGATTATTTCCTCCGTTATGCCAGCTATGCCCTGGTGGCTGGTGACTCCACTATCCTCAATGAGCGTGTGCTGAACGGTCTCGACGACACCTACAAGAGTCTCGGCGTTCCCACCGGTCCAACAGTCCGCAGCATTGTTCTGCTGGGAGAAGTTGTCGCTGAGATGCTCCTGGCCGACGGTGCTGCATCCGATCAACTCGCCACGGCCATACAACCGTTTGATCACCTGGCCAAGGGTCTTGGAGAAACCAATGTGCGTCAGCGCTGA
- the glnA gene encoding type I glutamate--ammonia ligase yields MSKSPQDVLRQIKDEGIELIDLKFTDLHGKWQHLTVCTDLLEEESFTEGLAFDGSSIRGWKGIQASDMAMVPDANTAWVDPFYRHKTLSMICSIQEPRTGQPYERCPRALAQRALNHLASTGLADMAFFGPEPEFFLFDDVRYNSAEGGSFYSVDTIEAGWNTGRIEEGGNLAYKIQVKEGYFPVAPNDTAQDIRSEMLLLMGQLGIPTEKHHHEVAGAGQHELGMKFAELIQAADNVMTYKYVVRNVAKKYGKTATFMPKPVFNDNGTGMHVHQSLWKGGQPLFFGEGTYANLSQTARWYIGGILKHAPAFLAFTNPTTNSYKRLVPGFEAPVNLVYSEGNRSAAVRIPLTGPSPKAKRLEFRSGDALANPYLAFSAMMMAGLDGIKNQIDPGDGEDRDLFELPAEELSKIATVPASLNGALEALNADRGFLTAGGVFSDDFIDNWIDLKYEEVQQLRQRPHPHEFTMYYDA; encoded by the coding sequence ATGTCGAAATCCCCCCAGGACGTCCTGCGCCAGATCAAGGACGAAGGCATCGAACTGATCGACCTCAAATTCACCGATCTGCACGGCAAGTGGCAGCACCTCACGGTCTGCACCGATCTGCTGGAGGAAGAGTCCTTCACGGAGGGCCTTGCTTTTGACGGCTCTTCCATTCGCGGCTGGAAAGGCATCCAGGCCTCTGACATGGCCATGGTGCCGGACGCCAATACCGCCTGGGTTGATCCCTTCTATAGGCACAAAACCCTGAGCATGATTTGCTCGATTCAGGAGCCGCGCACCGGCCAGCCCTACGAGCGCTGCCCCCGCGCGCTGGCTCAGCGGGCACTGAATCACCTGGCCAGCACCGGCCTGGCAGACATGGCCTTCTTCGGTCCTGAGCCGGAGTTCTTCCTCTTCGACGACGTCCGCTACAACTCGGCCGAAGGCGGTTCCTTCTACAGCGTTGACACGATCGAGGCGGGCTGGAACACCGGACGGATCGAAGAAGGCGGCAATCTCGCCTACAAGATCCAGGTGAAGGAGGGCTACTTCCCTGTCGCTCCCAACGACACCGCTCAGGACATCCGCTCCGAGATGCTCCTGCTGATGGGACAGCTAGGGATTCCCACCGAGAAGCACCACCACGAGGTGGCCGGCGCGGGCCAGCACGAACTCGGCATGAAATTTGCTGAGCTGATCCAGGCCGCCGACAACGTGATGACCTACAAGTATGTAGTGCGCAACGTGGCCAAGAAGTACGGCAAGACGGCCACCTTCATGCCCAAGCCGGTCTTCAACGACAACGGCACCGGCATGCATGTGCACCAGAGCCTCTGGAAAGGCGGTCAGCCCCTGTTCTTCGGCGAAGGCACCTACGCCAACCTCTCGCAGACGGCCCGCTGGTACATCGGCGGCATCCTCAAGCACGCCCCCGCCTTCCTGGCCTTCACAAACCCCACCACCAACAGCTACAAGCGTCTGGTGCCCGGTTTCGAAGCCCCGGTGAACCTCGTCTACTCCGAGGGCAACCGCTCTGCCGCAGTGCGGATCCCACTCACCGGCCCGAGCCCGAAGGCCAAGCGCCTCGAGTTCCGTTCCGGCGATGCTCTCGCCAACCCCTATCTGGCCTTCAGCGCCATGATGATGGCCGGCCTGGACGGCATCAAGAACCAGATCGATCCCGGCGATGGCGAAGATCGCGACCTGTTCGAACTTCCGGCTGAAGAGCTCTCGAAGATAGCCACGGTCCCCGCATCCCTCAACGGTGCCCTGGAAGCGTTGAATGCCGACCGCGGCTTCCTCACCGCTGGCGGTGTGTTCAGCGACGACTTCATCGACAACTGGATCGACCTGAAGTACGAGGAGGTTCAGCAGCTGCGCCAGCGGCCGCACCCCCACGAATTCACCATGTACTACGACGCTTGA
- a CDS encoding class I SAM-dependent methyltransferase: MASTPLSKLAYQTLQQGKSIAGLAHKELSTKLMELLAPDAVPKTEPVSAEVLGELRLDMNKLQEQDWQDAEQGIYPEQLLFDAPWLDWVSRYPQVWMDLPSTWDRRRDRNVRDLPKETEKALYPEYYLQNFHHQTDGYLSDHSAGLYDLQVEILFNGTADAMRRRVLAPLKRGLKHFADRAPGSLKILDVATGTGRTLQQIRAAVPHAQLIGTDLSESYLRQANRWLNDGDASLVQLIRANGESLPLADGSVQAVTSVFLLHELPADARQNVLNEAWRVLEPGGVFVLADSVQMADSAKFASVMENFRRVFHEPYYRDYIGDDIDARLSAAGFEGITAETHFMTRVWSARKPIAEAS, from the coding sequence ATGGCGTCAACGCCCCTGAGCAAGCTTGCGTACCAAACGCTTCAGCAAGGCAAAAGCATCGCGGGCCTGGCCCATAAGGAGCTGAGCACCAAGCTGATGGAGCTCTTGGCGCCCGATGCGGTGCCGAAAACGGAGCCCGTGTCCGCCGAAGTTCTTGGAGAGCTCCGGCTTGATATGAACAAGCTCCAAGAGCAGGACTGGCAGGACGCCGAACAGGGGATTTACCCCGAGCAGTTGTTGTTCGATGCACCCTGGCTCGACTGGGTCAGCCGCTACCCGCAGGTTTGGATGGATCTTCCCTCCACCTGGGATCGACGCCGCGATCGCAATGTGCGGGACCTTCCCAAGGAGACCGAAAAAGCGCTCTACCCCGAGTACTACCTCCAGAACTTTCACCATCAAACCGACGGGTACCTGAGTGACCACTCGGCTGGTCTTTACGACCTGCAGGTGGAGATCCTTTTCAATGGCACCGCTGATGCCATGCGACGCAGGGTCTTGGCTCCGCTGAAACGCGGCTTGAAGCACTTCGCAGACCGTGCTCCGGGTTCCCTCAAAATTCTCGATGTGGCCACCGGCACCGGCCGGACCCTGCAGCAGATCCGCGCCGCCGTCCCTCACGCGCAGCTGATCGGAACCGATCTCTCCGAGTCGTACCTGCGTCAAGCCAACCGCTGGCTGAATGACGGCGATGCATCGCTGGTTCAGCTGATCCGTGCCAACGGGGAATCTCTGCCCCTGGCCGATGGATCGGTTCAGGCCGTCACCAGTGTGTTCCTGCTGCACGAACTTCCTGCGGATGCCCGCCAAAACGTGCTGAACGAGGCCTGGCGGGTGCTTGAACCCGGCGGTGTGTTCGTGCTTGCCGACTCTGTGCAGATGGCCGATTCAGCCAAGTTCGCCTCCGTGATGGAGAACTTCCGGCGCGTCTTCCATGAGCCCTACTACCGCGACTACATCGGCGACGACATCGACGCCCGCCTCTCAGCTGCAGGGTTTGAAGGCATCACCGCGGAAACCCACTTCATGACGCGGGTCTGGTCGGCACGCAAACCCATCGCAGAGGCCAGCTGA
- a CDS encoding DUF6439 family protein → MTSTNAPWPDSATAKAEELHQLLRIGDRDWHQLKNNRQRRGAELLAAAMVQLLRHGNSADVENLTQQALGWFKGELKDPGCPRH, encoded by the coding sequence ATGACTTCAACCAACGCCCCATGGCCCGACTCCGCCACAGCCAAGGCGGAAGAACTGCACCAGTTGCTCCGTATCGGCGATCGCGACTGGCATCAGCTGAAGAACAACCGACAGCGGCGTGGAGCTGAGTTGCTAGCTGCAGCGATGGTGCAACTGCTCCGCCACGGGAACAGCGCCGACGTGGAGAACCTGACCCAACAGGCGCTGGGGTGGTTCAAAGGCGAGTTGAAGGATCCGGGCTGTCCGCGTCACTGA
- a CDS encoding ATP-binding protein has protein sequence MPSKRFRWAEFTLPSTLQLAPLLELLTEPVGCVLTSQRIELGLHEALVNAVRHGNAENPAKKLRVRRILTPNWLVWQVQDEGCGLPQQSRTAILPPALDAPSGRGLFLIHQCFDDVRWSRRGNRLQLACRRPISDADSPDPSTRL, from the coding sequence GTGCCGTCCAAGAGGTTTCGCTGGGCTGAGTTCACCTTGCCGTCGACCCTGCAGCTGGCTCCTTTGCTGGAGCTGCTGACCGAGCCAGTCGGTTGCGTTCTCACTAGTCAGCGGATTGAGCTGGGATTGCATGAAGCCCTGGTCAATGCCGTTCGCCATGGCAACGCTGAGAACCCCGCCAAGAAGCTCCGTGTTCGCCGCATCCTCACGCCCAATTGGTTGGTTTGGCAGGTTCAGGATGAGGGTTGTGGTCTTCCTCAGCAGTCCCGTACGGCAATACTGCCGCCGGCCCTTGATGCTCCCAGCGGTCGTGGACTGTTCCTGATCCATCAATGTTTTGATGATGTGCGCTGGAGCCGGCGGGGGAATCGCCTGCAGCTGGCCTGCCGTCGTCCCATCAGTGACGCGGACAGCCCGGATCCTTCAACTCGCCTTTGA
- a CDS encoding GUN4 domain-containing protein, producing the protein MLSGSTPATKLSVDQLLDRFAKGTPRQRRPLIKQIETRAEELASVGSDLLSGFDPAGDDWAAGWILQVLQRHQPDAVTALIPSSDRGWLTTDSGVGLDYGPLQQELLDQNFEEADRVTSQCLRELAGDAAVKRGYVYFTEVAPMSGVDLVSLDRLWTVYSQGRFGFTVQSQLLSALDGRYERLWPRIGWKCDGVWTRYPGAFTWSIEAPEGHMPLINQLRGVRLMDSLLNHPALVARRS; encoded by the coding sequence ATGCTCTCCGGTTCCACACCCGCCACCAAACTCAGCGTTGACCAGCTGCTGGATCGTTTCGCGAAGGGAACACCTCGCCAGCGACGTCCGCTGATCAAGCAGATCGAAACCCGCGCCGAGGAGTTGGCTTCGGTGGGATCAGATCTTCTCTCTGGTTTCGACCCCGCCGGTGATGACTGGGCTGCAGGTTGGATCTTGCAGGTGTTGCAGCGCCACCAGCCCGATGCAGTCACCGCTCTCATCCCGTCGTCCGATCGAGGCTGGTTGACCACTGATTCCGGAGTTGGCCTGGATTACGGGCCGCTGCAGCAGGAGCTGCTCGATCAGAACTTTGAGGAGGCGGATCGCGTCACCAGCCAGTGCCTGCGCGAATTGGCCGGTGATGCCGCCGTGAAACGGGGCTATGTCTACTTCACAGAAGTTGCTCCGATGTCAGGCGTTGATCTGGTCAGTCTTGATCGGCTCTGGACGGTCTATTCCCAAGGTCGCTTTGGATTCACAGTGCAGTCCCAGTTGCTGTCAGCTCTCGATGGGCGTTATGAACGCCTTTGGCCCCGGATTGGCTGGAAATGCGATGGCGTCTGGACGCGTTATCCCGGTGCTTTCACTTGGTCGATCGAGGCTCCAGAGGGGCACATGCCCTTGATCAACCAGCTACGGGGCGTGCGCCTGATGGATTCCCTTCTGAATCATCCGGCACTTGTGGCCCGCAGATCCTGA
- the mnmH gene encoding tRNA 2-selenouridine(34) synthase MnmH: MSGMGETGSLKIQQLRELMGPLVDVRSPGEFAKGHWPGAINVPLFNDEERAAVGTAYKQQGRTPAIHLGLELTGPKLSSLARQLENLRQQGEPRIYCWRGGMRSASVAWLAQQIDLKPRLLQGGYKSYRRWAQSRFEQIWPLRVMGGRTGTGKTDLLLAMAARGAAVVDLEGLANHRGSSFGGLGLPDQPSTEHYENQLAEALDQHQRRGASAIWLEAESIQVGRCRIPKALFDQMQDAPVLEIQRDLGERVNQLVQVYGYQGGAALAEATERISRRLGPQRTKEALEAIAREDWVTACRATLDYYDRCYDHELARSPKRDTIDLSGLSADQAAEALIDGEFVEIPD, translated from the coding sequence ATGTCAGGCATGGGCGAAACAGGTTCATTGAAAATCCAGCAGCTTCGCGAGCTGATGGGACCTTTGGTGGACGTGCGGAGCCCCGGCGAATTTGCGAAAGGCCACTGGCCCGGGGCCATCAACGTGCCGCTGTTCAACGATGAGGAACGCGCCGCTGTGGGCACCGCCTACAAGCAGCAAGGACGCACACCAGCAATTCACCTGGGGCTTGAACTCACTGGCCCCAAGCTCAGCAGCCTGGCCCGCCAATTGGAAAACCTGCGTCAGCAGGGGGAACCACGGATCTACTGCTGGCGAGGCGGAATGCGCTCGGCCAGTGTGGCCTGGCTTGCCCAGCAGATCGATCTCAAGCCAAGGCTCCTTCAGGGGGGCTACAAGAGCTATCGGCGCTGGGCACAAAGCCGTTTTGAGCAGATCTGGCCCCTTCGCGTGATGGGAGGCCGCACAGGAACAGGGAAAACCGATCTGCTGTTGGCCATGGCGGCGCGCGGTGCAGCCGTGGTTGATCTGGAAGGGCTGGCCAACCACCGCGGCAGCAGTTTCGGCGGCCTGGGTCTGCCGGATCAACCCAGCACCGAGCACTACGAGAACCAATTGGCTGAGGCTTTGGATCAACACCAACGCCGTGGGGCCTCAGCCATCTGGTTGGAAGCGGAAAGCATCCAGGTGGGCCGCTGCCGCATTCCCAAGGCCCTGTTCGATCAGATGCAAGATGCCCCTGTGCTGGAGATTCAGCGCGACCTCGGGGAACGGGTGAACCAATTGGTGCAGGTGTACGGCTACCAGGGGGGAGCCGCTCTGGCTGAGGCAACCGAACGGATCAGCCGACGCTTGGGGCCTCAGCGCACCAAGGAAGCCCTTGAAGCGATTGCCAGGGAAGACTGGGTCACCGCCTGCCGCGCCACGCTCGATTACTACGACCGCTGTTACGACCATGAACTGGCGCGATCGCCCAAACGCGACACGATCGATCTCTCAGGGCTCAGCGCTGATCAAGCCGCCGAGGCCTTGATTGACGGCGAGTTTGTTGAAATCCCCGATTAA
- the psb28 gene encoding photosystem II reaction center protein Psb28 produces the protein MSKAAIQFFRGVNEPVVPDIRLTRSRDGRTGQATFRFEQPAAIAPETMGDITGMWMVDEEGEMVTREVNGKFVNGTASALEAVYSWKSEQDFERFMRFAQRYADANGLGYSQSQDSNQTEGADDQQA, from the coding sequence ATGAGCAAAGCGGCGATTCAGTTCTTTCGCGGAGTCAATGAGCCGGTGGTGCCCGACATCCGTCTGACCCGCAGCCGCGACGGCCGCACCGGTCAAGCCACCTTCCGTTTCGAGCAGCCTGCTGCGATTGCTCCCGAAACCATGGGTGACATCACCGGAATGTGGATGGTGGATGAAGAAGGCGAAATGGTCACCCGCGAAGTGAATGGCAAATTCGTGAACGGCACCGCCAGTGCCCTTGAAGCCGTTTACTCATGGAAGTCCGAACAGGACTTCGAACGGTTCATGCGCTTCGCCCAGCGTTACGCCGATGCCAATGGCTTGGGTTATTCACAAAGCCAGGATTCCAATCAAACTGAAGGGGCCGACGACCAACAAGCTTGA
- a CDS encoding AI-2E family transporter yields MRLPQWLLLTAFIAAIVLLWSLRELLLLIFAAVVLAMALCTLVGILRERRPMQRPLALLLCILGLLLLVAGAAGVVVPPFLEEFALLLQKLPEAGQTLVRLGLGWIDSISEAIYGADAFPDLDQLGLNGPRQLVPDSSSLAAGVGSGLLGLLGLAGNLGNGVLRLLFVVAVALMISIQPQAYRNVGLQLIPSFYRRRGRRILDQCGAALSSWMVGVLISSLAVFVLCSIALTLLGVKLVLANALLAGLLNVIPNVGPTMSTIFPMAVALLDAPWKAAAVLGAYVVIQNIESYVITPSVMHHQVKLLPGLTLAAQFLFTLLFGPLGLLMALPLAVVLQVIIREVVIHDVLDRWKRLEPVR; encoded by the coding sequence TTGAGACTGCCCCAGTGGCTGTTACTGACAGCCTTCATTGCAGCCATCGTCCTGCTGTGGTCGCTGCGTGAACTGCTGCTGCTGATTTTTGCTGCAGTGGTTCTGGCCATGGCGCTGTGCACTTTGGTGGGCATTCTTCGCGAGCGACGTCCGATGCAAAGGCCTTTGGCCCTGCTGCTTTGCATCCTTGGGTTGTTGTTGTTGGTCGCCGGTGCGGCTGGTGTTGTTGTCCCTCCGTTTCTCGAGGAATTCGCACTGCTGCTGCAGAAGTTGCCCGAAGCGGGTCAGACCCTGGTGCGGCTGGGACTCGGCTGGATCGACAGCATCAGTGAGGCCATTTATGGCGCCGACGCATTCCCCGACCTGGATCAATTGGGCCTGAACGGTCCACGCCAACTTGTGCCCGACAGTTCATCCCTCGCCGCTGGTGTGGGCAGTGGGTTGCTGGGTCTGCTCGGTTTGGCGGGCAACCTCGGCAACGGCGTACTGCGGCTGTTGTTCGTGGTGGCGGTGGCTCTGATGATCAGCATTCAGCCCCAGGCCTATCGGAATGTTGGCCTGCAGTTGATTCCCTCCTTCTATCGACGCCGAGGGCGTCGCATCCTGGATCAGTGCGGTGCTGCCTTGAGCAGCTGGATGGTCGGTGTGCTGATCAGCTCCCTGGCCGTGTTTGTGCTTTGCAGCATTGCGTTAACGCTGTTGGGCGTAAAGCTCGTTCTGGCCAATGCACTCCTGGCAGGGCTGTTGAACGTGATCCCCAACGTGGGACCAACCATGAGCACGATCTTCCCGATGGCGGTGGCTCTGTTGGATGCCCCCTGGAAGGCCGCTGCGGTGCTGGGTGCATACGTGGTGATCCAGAACATCGAGAGTTACGTGATCACACCATCGGTGATGCATCACCAGGTGAAGCTGCTGCCTGGATTGACTCTGGCGGCTCAGTTCCTGTTCACACTCCTGTTTGGCCCCCTCGGCCTGCTGATGGCGCTGCCGTTGGCGGTGGTGCTGCAGGTGATCATCCGTGAAGTCGTGATCCACGATGTGTTGGATCGCTGGAAACGTCTGGAGCCGGTTCGATGA
- a CDS encoding AI-2E family transporter, with protein sequence MTAGTFLIALTLVVLVLLLWHLRWVLLVVFGAVVVAVALDVLIVQVQKRTPLDRPQALAAVLGILILAGGLLGQLLVPELISQFQQLGRDLPQLVSKVSDLLSSEPRLAQLNDALGEGLNLKELQPLLGFAGGAANSLIQLFLMVLLAILLALDPSAHRRMVVAMTPRPARERMEHLLDECRQALGGWLSGMTLSATTVFLLTWGGLFLLKAPLALLSALVCGLLTFVPTIGPTAATLLPTGLALLQSLQLMLSVLVFRLVLQNLEAFLLTPLLLRKTVNLLPTVALTAQLSLGALLGLPGVLLALPLVVVLQVLMQRVVVQQIMDRWA encoded by the coding sequence ATGACCGCCGGCACGTTTCTCATTGCACTCACCTTGGTGGTGCTGGTGCTCTTGCTCTGGCACCTGCGTTGGGTGCTGCTGGTGGTCTTTGGCGCCGTGGTGGTGGCCGTGGCCCTAGATGTGCTGATTGTTCAGGTTCAGAAGCGAACCCCACTGGATCGCCCCCAGGCCCTGGCGGCCGTACTGGGAATTTTGATCTTGGCCGGGGGGCTGCTGGGGCAACTGCTTGTGCCGGAACTGATCAGCCAGTTTCAGCAACTGGGACGGGATCTGCCGCAGTTGGTCAGCAAGGTGTCCGACCTGCTGAGCAGTGAGCCACGCCTGGCGCAGCTAAATGACGCTTTGGGGGAGGGCCTCAATCTGAAAGAACTTCAGCCATTGCTGGGGTTCGCAGGAGGTGCAGCGAACTCGCTGATTCAACTGTTCTTGATGGTGCTGCTCGCGATCCTGCTGGCTTTGGATCCAAGCGCCCACCGGCGCATGGTGGTGGCCATGACGCCCCGACCAGCCCGGGAGCGGATGGAGCACCTGCTCGACGAGTGCAGGCAAGCGTTGGGGGGTTGGCTAAGTGGCATGACCCTCTCCGCCACCACCGTGTTCCTGCTCACCTGGGGGGGCTTGTTTCTGCTGAAGGCCCCCCTGGCCCTGTTGAGTGCCTTGGTTTGTGGCCTGCTCACGTTCGTTCCGACCATCGGGCCTACGGCGGCAACGCTGCTGCCCACGGGATTGGCCCTGCTGCAGTCGCTGCAATTGATGCTGTCGGTTCTGGTATTCCGGCTGGTGCTGCAGAACCTGGAGGCATTTCTGCTAACACCACTGCTGCTGCGCAAAACCGTGAATCTGCTGCCAACGGTGGCTTTAACGGCTCAGCTCAGCCTTGGTGCTCTTCTCGGGCTTCCGGGCGTGCTGCTGGCCCTTCCTTTGGTGGTGGTGCTTCAGGTGTTGATGCAGCGGGTGGTGGTGCAGCAGATCATGGACCGCTGGGCATAA